The following proteins are encoded in a genomic region of Pikeienuella piscinae:
- a CDS encoding amino acid synthesis family protein: MTLTIRKVSIFQEDVSYDQRELSRPFRHVIVAAVIKNPWAGEGFVEDLKPKINEVAPKLGELLANRAVSILGGADEAQSLGKAAAVGLGGDYEHANALIHTTLFGDPCRKAVNGSAWMVGNQKVAPTGLTLELPMAHKVDAKDQTFYHTIPIFIPDAPLADEIVVAVGMASGPRPNARI; this comes from the coding sequence ATGACACTGACGATTCGCAAGGTTTCCATCTTCCAGGAAGATGTGAGTTACGATCAGCGGGAACTTTCCCGGCCGTTCCGACATGTCATCGTCGCAGCCGTGATCAAGAACCCGTGGGCCGGCGAGGGCTTTGTCGAAGACCTCAAGCCGAAGATCAACGAAGTTGCGCCGAAGCTGGGCGAGCTGCTTGCCAACCGGGCGGTTTCCATTCTCGGCGGCGCGGATGAAGCCCAGTCATTGGGCAAGGCGGCGGCCGTCGGTCTGGGCGGCGATTACGAGCACGCCAACGCGCTCATCCATACCACGCTTTTCGGCGATCCCTGCCGCAAGGCTGTCAACGGGTCGGCATGGATGGTGGGCAACCAGAAGGTGGCGCCCACCGGGCTGACCCTCGAATTGCCGATGGCGCACAAGGTAGATGCCAAGGATCAGACATTCTATCACACGATCCCGATCTTCATTCCCGACGCTCCCTTGGCTGACGAGATCGTCGTCGCGGTCGGGATGGCATCCGGCCCCCGCCCGAACGCCCGAATCTGA